A stretch of Candidatus Thorarchaeota archaeon DNA encodes these proteins:
- a CDS encoding endonuclease: MALLDIVIGLGVGLLIAVIVYAAMKARLRHRIEMVEAEFRKTWAEQESDIRKDASRRSRYVLKGKIAEHMVPMLSDVFQYDPSDARFLGAPIDYLIFDGYTAAKDQGSPSPITVVLADIKTGNARLNKTERKIKKAVEDGRVRWETIRLNL; encoded by the coding sequence ATGGCGTTACTGGACATCGTTATTGGCCTTGGAGTTGGCTTACTCATTGCAGTTATTGTATATGCGGCTATGAAAGCAAGGCTCCGACATCGTATTGAAATGGTCGAGGCAGAGTTTCGAAAGACATGGGCAGAGCAGGAATCAGACATACGAAAAGATGCTAGCCGTCGCAGCAGGTATGTACTGAAAGGAAAAATCGCAGAGCATATGGTACCCATGCTAAGCGATGTTTTTCAGTATGATCCATCAGATGCTCGCTTCTTAGGTGCTCCAATTGATTATCTCATTTTTGACGGTTATACCGCTGCAAAGGACCAAGGCTCTCCCTCACCGATTACCGTCGTCTTGGCTGACATAAAGACAGGCAACGCTAGGCTCAACAAGACGGAACGCAAAATCAAAAAAGCGGTCGAAGATGGACGAGTCCGTTGGGAAACAATACGGTTAAATCTGTAG
- a CDS encoding DUF362 domain-containing protein, translating into MDTVALVKNEGTVRQTIETGLNLLGGFGGLQSPVLLKPNICTIDNSTGHTVTNIEVVKAVVDILLEQREDLEIRIVESDSQSKYADEAFEKFGYNQLTQNIQEKGYDVSTVNLSHSLKRSVDFDGFHFKNPEFPNTIIDHRFFISIATAKTHSLTWITGALKNQFGLLPEKQQSMFHSDIDEIIVDLNRLVQPNLCIVDARVGLESWNGPKQRVLDSFILGYSPVSVDATMARIMGFDPQEIKHLAKCAEHDLGDVNPRVLGEDIDSLMVQFKAP; encoded by the coding sequence GTGGATACAGTTGCGCTTGTGAAAAATGAAGGCACTGTTCGACAGACGATAGAAACAGGATTGAACCTCCTTGGGGGATTTGGGGGGCTGCAATCACCCGTCCTCTTGAAGCCGAATATTTGTACAATAGATAATAGCACCGGTCACACCGTGACAAACATAGAAGTTGTTAAGGCAGTCGTGGACATTCTACTTGAACAAAGAGAAGACCTAGAGATTCGAATAGTAGAATCGGACAGCCAAAGTAAATATGCTGATGAGGCGTTCGAGAAGTTCGGATATAATCAATTAACTCAGAATATACAAGAAAAGGGGTATGATGTATCTACAGTCAATCTAAGTCATTCACTAAAACGCTCTGTGGATTTCGACGGGTTCCATTTCAAAAACCCTGAATTCCCGAACACCATTATAGACCACAGATTCTTCATATCTATAGCAACCGCAAAAACACATAGTCTGACCTGGATTACAGGAGCGCTCAAGAACCAGTTCGGGCTGTTACCTGAGAAACAGCAGTCGATGTTCCATTCGGATATTGACGAGATAATCGTTGATTTGAATAGACTCGTTCAACCAAATCTCTGCATCGTTGACGCACGCGTTGGTTTGGAGAGTTGGAATGGTCCAAAGCAGAGAGTGCTTGATTCATTCATACTTGGCTACAGTCCAGTCTCTGTTGATGCAACTATGGCTCGTATTATGGGCTTTGATCCTCAGGAAATCAAACATCTAGCTAAATGCGCAGAACATGACTTGGGCGATGTCAATCCGCGAGTTCTTGGCGAGGACATAGATTCTCTTATGGTTCAGTTCAAGGCGCCTTAG
- a CDS encoding dual specificity protein phosphatase family protein — MKMSLFEYKPGRIYGGSLPQERDLIRIRGSDIDVVISLETDYPLPDFEGHGLEHYELPLREFGIPSDEDVIRFIRLLKDVFSQGKTVLVHCFAGCGRTGTMLALAELYLFEEDTATGAIKKVRSIRPCAIETTGQENVIARHASYPLETIE, encoded by the coding sequence ATGAAAATGAGCCTGTTCGAATACAAACCCGGAAGAATCTATGGCGGATCTCTGCCTCAGGAACGGGATTTGATTCGAATCAGGGGGTCGGATATTGATGTCGTTATTTCCCTAGAAACAGATTATCCTCTTCCAGATTTCGAAGGTCATGGACTCGAGCACTACGAGCTGCCTTTAAGGGAGTTTGGTATCCCCTCTGATGAAGATGTTATTCGATTCATCAGATTACTCAAAGATGTGTTCTCTCAAGGAAAGACCGTGTTGGTTCATTGTTTTGCAGGCTGTGGTCGAACAGGAACTATGCTGGCATTAGCCGAGCTCTATCTCTTTGAAGAGGATACTGCCACGGGTGCAATAAAGAAAGTTCGATCCATTAGGCCATGTGCGATAGAAACTACTGGGCAGGAAAACGTTATTGCTCGGCACGCTTCCTACCCATTGGAGACTATTGAATAA
- the msrB gene encoding peptide-methionine (R)-S-oxide reductase MsrB, producing the protein MKKSDKEWKEALSKEEYYVLRKAGTEPAFSGEFVEHKADGTYVCAACGNELFPSGTKFKSGSGWPSFWDKVSEDSIETRQDKSHGMTRTEVLCAKCGGHLGHVFKDGPDPTGLRYCINSVALDFEEEE; encoded by the coding sequence ATGAAGAAAAGTGACAAGGAATGGAAGGAAGCCCTAAGTAAGGAAGAGTATTATGTGCTGAGAAAAGCAGGTACAGAACCCGCCTTCAGTGGAGAATTCGTTGAGCATAAGGCCGACGGGACCTACGTATGCGCGGCATGCGGCAATGAGTTATTCCCCTCGGGCACCAAATTCAAATCTGGATCAGGGTGGCCAAGCTTCTGGGATAAGGTGTCTGAAGATAGTATTGAAACACGTCAAGATAAGAGCCATGGGATGACCCGGACTGAAGTCTTGTGTGCCAAATGTGGTGGGCACCTGGGACATGTGTTCAAGGATGGTCCAGATCCAACTGGCTTGAGATACTGTATCAACTCGGTTGCACTAGACTTCGAGGAAGAAGAGTAA
- a CDS encoding 4Fe-4S binding protein, which translates to MENDVWEELAEVLNTIPNGFAATENDGHIEILKWIFAADEAALASKMKLRGEKLEDLSTRLGRNSDELEPLLEKMAKKGQISAWNSSTGRKYALMPFAVGIYEEQLNRMDEEFAQLAENYFINSRGAGLFDTEPAIFKVIPVNEVIQPNLEIYPYQQAEQMIKNSSSWGLRECICKKQQRLLGNECKYPETVCLTLAPNKERAFDEDELTQSISIEESLEILQDAEEAGLVHCSMNIQSGHYYICNCCTCCCNVLRGLSDSNQPHAFVNSDFILSVDQKRCIGCGTCVERCQFDALRVIDGVCQLESNRCIGCGVCALKCPQDALTLISRKGRNKSLPENMVDWMTQKAISRGVDPSDLL; encoded by the coding sequence GTGGAGAATGATGTCTGGGAGGAACTAGCAGAAGTTCTGAACACGATTCCTAATGGTTTTGCAGCTACAGAAAATGATGGTCATATTGAGATATTGAAGTGGATTTTTGCGGCTGATGAAGCAGCGCTTGCAAGTAAGATGAAACTCAGAGGTGAGAAGCTGGAAGATCTGTCTACTCGGCTGGGAAGGAATTCAGATGAGCTAGAACCACTCCTCGAGAAAATGGCCAAGAAAGGGCAGATTAGCGCATGGAATTCCAGTACAGGAAGAAAATACGCTCTGATGCCATTTGCTGTAGGAATCTATGAAGAGCAACTCAACCGAATGGATGAAGAATTTGCTCAGCTCGCAGAGAACTACTTCATCAATTCACGAGGAGCAGGACTTTTCGATACTGAGCCAGCCATTTTCAAAGTCATTCCAGTTAACGAAGTGATTCAACCAAATTTGGAGATATATCCATATCAGCAGGCTGAACAGATGATTAAGAATTCGAGCTCTTGGGGATTAAGGGAATGCATATGCAAGAAACAACAGCGACTTCTTGGAAATGAATGTAAATACCCAGAAACTGTTTGTTTGACGCTAGCACCGAATAAAGAGCGTGCATTTGATGAAGATGAGTTAACACAGTCCATTTCTATCGAAGAATCACTGGAGATACTGCAAGATGCGGAAGAAGCAGGTCTTGTCCACTGCTCCATGAACATACAGAGTGGCCACTACTATATCTGCAATTGTTGCACGTGCTGCTGCAATGTTCTTCGAGGGCTTTCTGATTCAAATCAGCCGCATGCTTTCGTCAATTCTGACTTCATCCTCTCAGTTGACCAAAAACGCTGCATCGGATGTGGTACGTGTGTAGAACGTTGTCAGTTCGATGCTCTTAGGGTTATAGATGGTGTTTGCCAACTCGAGAGCAACAGGTGCATTGGATGCGGTGTGTGCGCGCTGAAATGTCCTCAGGACGCGTTGACGTTGATTTCAAGAAAAGGGAGAAACAAATCCCTACCAGAGAACATGGTAGACTGGATGACACAGAAGGCTATATCCAGAGGTGTCGACCCGTCTGATTTACTATGA
- a CDS encoding M20/M25/M40 family metallo-hydrolase, with translation MRDGITELITTLSETPGPVGREDLVQDRMTDHFQRHGLEVERDKIGNIRATIKGTNHHYAIVAHADEVGFLVSNVNDEGFIQAKWNTQSHMPDLRLLPGQRVTIMKDGGFVPGCFCVKTAHIAGKEGKKSLPEWDDVFIDIGMASAEEVHDAGIAIGDPVLYAAGVEKIGNNLVGKAMDDRVGLAIMIGLLGRLQKTSHKNHPTITFISTVMEELGAKGAASVANHLDVDGVIIIDVGLADDYPGTEGESGVSLGGGPSLVIKDNQIHYSHSLNSRILEAAEKEGLPVQRAVFHNYATDGFQIASQGEVVAALGVPCRYTHSSFETVNPTDIETTIQLIHAFLNAQQ, from the coding sequence ATGAGAGATGGCATCACCGAGCTCATAACAACTCTAAGTGAGACTCCAGGACCCGTCGGGAGAGAAGACCTCGTCCAAGACAGGATGACAGATCATTTCCAAAGGCATGGGCTTGAAGTTGAAAGAGACAAAATAGGTAACATTCGAGCGACCATTAAAGGAACAAATCATCATTACGCGATTGTTGCTCACGCAGACGAAGTAGGTTTCTTGGTGAGCAACGTAAACGATGAAGGGTTCATTCAAGCCAAATGGAATACACAAAGTCACATGCCGGATTTGCGCCTTCTTCCCGGCCAAAGAGTGACAATAATGAAAGATGGGGGGTTTGTCCCAGGCTGTTTCTGTGTAAAGACCGCCCACATAGCAGGAAAAGAGGGTAAAAAATCCCTGCCCGAATGGGACGATGTGTTCATTGACATAGGAATGGCCTCAGCAGAAGAAGTGCATGACGCGGGGATTGCAATTGGTGACCCAGTCTTGTATGCAGCAGGCGTTGAAAAAATCGGGAACAATTTAGTCGGGAAGGCCATGGACGATAGAGTTGGCCTAGCAATCATGATTGGTCTTCTTGGAAGACTGCAGAAAACGTCTCACAAGAATCATCCAACTATAACGTTCATCTCTACAGTAATGGAGGAATTGGGTGCCAAGGGGGCAGCTTCGGTAGCTAATCATTTGGACGTTGACGGAGTCATCATAATTGATGTGGGCCTTGCTGATGACTATCCAGGTACTGAGGGCGAATCTGGCGTCTCCCTAGGGGGTGGTCCATCATTAGTTATCAAAGACAATCAAATCCATTATTCTCATTCTCTCAATAGCAGGATCCTAGAAGCGGCAGAGAAAGAAGGGCTTCCAGTGCAAAGGGCTGTGTTCCACAACTATGCAACTGATGGGTTCCAAATCGCGTCCCAAGGGGAGGTGGTAGCAGCACTGGGCGTTCCTTGCAGATATACTCACAGTAGTTTCGAGACAGTGAATCCAACGGATATTGAAACCACAATTCAGCTCATCCATGCCTTTCTGAATGCTCAGCAATAG
- a CDS encoding aldo/keto reductase family protein: protein MRYRQVGNSGLKISEVGLGSWLTYGKTVETDRAKKCLSAAIDHDINFIDTAEIYAKGGAEEVIGEWLEEETVDRDDLVISSKVFWPMSQNVNDWGLSRKNIMKAIDDTLERLGTDYLDIYYMHRFDPKTPLRETVMAIDDLIKEGRIHYWGTSVWTAAQLERVHATAKELGAHAPIVEQPMYNMLFRHIETEIMPVAHRLGMGFTVWSPLYQGILTGKYNEGIPEGSRGDRSPGFLKYLTDEWRAKLNTLEEIANSMDITMTQLALAWILRRREISAAIIGATKPEHIAENTGASDVELPDDVIQRIEDVLDNKPEWPRTYAPNVYHEEETQYYH from the coding sequence ATGCGGTATAGGCAAGTTGGAAACAGTGGTTTAAAAATAAGCGAGGTTGGATTAGGGTCTTGGCTCACATACGGCAAAACAGTGGAAACGGATAGAGCAAAGAAATGCCTTTCCGCAGCTATCGACCATGATATCAATTTCATAGATACTGCAGAAATCTATGCCAAAGGTGGCGCTGAAGAAGTCATCGGAGAGTGGTTGGAAGAGGAGACGGTCGATAGAGATGATTTAGTCATATCGAGCAAGGTCTTCTGGCCAATGAGCCAGAACGTCAATGACTGGGGATTAAGCAGAAAGAATATCATGAAAGCGATTGATGATACACTTGAGAGACTAGGAACAGATTACCTTGACATCTACTATATGCACAGATTTGACCCGAAAACACCATTACGCGAAACCGTGATGGCTATTGATGATTTGATCAAAGAAGGGAGAATACATTACTGGGGCACATCCGTCTGGACAGCTGCACAGCTTGAGCGAGTGCATGCTACGGCCAAAGAACTCGGTGCACATGCGCCCATCGTCGAACAGCCCATGTACAACATGCTCTTCAGACACATTGAAACTGAAATCATGCCGGTAGCGCATCGACTTGGAATGGGCTTCACCGTCTGGTCCCCGCTATACCAAGGCATTCTCACAGGCAAGTACAATGAAGGCATACCTGAAGGCAGTCGAGGGGATAGATCCCCCGGATTTCTCAAATATCTCACGGACGAGTGGCGGGCGAAACTGAACACACTTGAAGAGATTGCCAATTCGATGGATATCACAATGACACAGCTGGCGTTAGCATGGATACTCAGAAGGCGGGAGATTTCTGCGGCAATCATTGGTGCTACGAAACCGGAGCATATTGCAGAAAACACTGGAGCTTCAGATGTCGAATTGCCAGACGATGTAATCCAGAGGATAGAGGACGTCCTTGATAATAAACCGGAATGGCCAAGGACATATGCACCTAATGTATACCACGAAGAGGAGACACAGTATTATCATTAA
- a CDS encoding S8 family serine peptidase — protein MRRKKQLKIFSAIIVPLLLFSSASLVLNGTFGGGKMVDAVILFEPGVDVNLHGVEIDHRYEKLNGVSARLPLWLFHSLESAWYIDAIVRDSKISLFQDTLDWGVDDVEAERVWGGAEDAKDVVSGNVAGNGIKVAILDTGIDYTHPDLDDVYSGGYDYVDDDSDPKDGNGHGTHCAGIVAAEDNGEGVIGVAPMTSLYAVRVLDDQGSGYTSDIIAGIDWAINNGMNVISMSLGGGSYDDAFDDAINRAYSADIVVCAASGNDGEGTVSYPAAYTNAIAVGAIDSNHELASFSNYGDEQEVVAPGVDIYSTMPTYGVTLTSWWYGYSNNYDQMSGTSMACPMVAGVVSLIRDANPDLTAPEVRDILQTTAVDLGSSGWDQYFGYGEVDAEAAVDEAGGTSDTTPPAKVTGLTATTVSHSQIDLSWDANTEDDLAHYNVYRDGAKIAETANTQYSDTGLSPETTYTYKVSAVDTSDNEGEKSDPASATTDSEPEDTTPPAKVTGLTADAISQTEIELNWDANVESDLAHYNIYRDGVKIADTTNNYYTDTGLDPDTTYTYEVSAVDTSSNEGEKSDPASATTYGDNSMHVASIDMWYEEVTWWYWVIGYDVYTQVTVHDQNSDPLEGATVYLEMSLPGGGTATSNGDTGTDGTVTFVYEAGSSETGTYTSTVTDITKTGYTYAESENVETSESLTVP, from the coding sequence ATGAGAAGAAAGAAACAATTGAAAATCTTCTCTGCGATTATAGTACCACTACTACTTTTTTCAAGCGCGAGTCTTGTGCTAAATGGTACTTTTGGCGGAGGGAAGATGGTGGATGCAGTCATCCTGTTCGAACCGGGGGTCGACGTCAATCTACATGGTGTAGAAATCGATCATCGATATGAAAAATTGAATGGGGTATCAGCACGATTACCACTCTGGCTCTTTCATTCACTCGAGTCAGCCTGGTATATTGATGCAATTGTCCGTGATTCAAAGATAAGCCTCTTCCAAGACACATTGGATTGGGGTGTGGATGATGTTGAAGCAGAACGAGTCTGGGGCGGTGCAGAAGACGCCAAAGATGTCGTTTCTGGTAATGTTGCAGGAAACGGCATTAAGGTAGCTATCCTTGATACTGGCATAGATTATACTCATCCCGACCTAGACGATGTCTATTCAGGCGGTTATGACTACGTCGATGATGACAGCGATCCCAAGGACGGAAATGGCCACGGAACGCACTGTGCAGGAATAGTTGCGGCAGAGGACAACGGCGAAGGGGTTATTGGAGTTGCTCCAATGACATCTCTGTACGCTGTACGAGTGCTTGATGATCAAGGCTCTGGCTATACAAGTGATATTATCGCAGGTATCGACTGGGCAATAAACAATGGCATGAACGTCATCTCTATGAGCCTTGGCGGCGGTAGTTACGATGATGCATTTGATGACGCAATCAATCGCGCATACAGTGCAGACATAGTAGTTTGCGCAGCATCAGGGAATGATGGAGAAGGGACTGTATCATATCCAGCAGCTTACACCAATGCAATAGCAGTAGGAGCAATCGATAGCAACCATGAGCTGGCAAGTTTCAGCAACTACGGTGATGAGCAAGAAGTTGTGGCACCAGGAGTAGACATCTATTCCACCATGCCAACCTATGGAGTCACACTAACTTCTTGGTGGTATGGCTACAGCAACAATTACGATCAGATGAGTGGAACCTCCATGGCCTGCCCAATGGTGGCCGGAGTTGTTTCCTTGATTCGTGACGCTAATCCCGATCTGACTGCACCAGAAGTAAGAGACATTCTACAAACTACAGCTGTTGATCTTGGTTCTAGTGGTTGGGACCAGTACTTTGGATATGGTGAAGTGGATGCAGAAGCGGCTGTTGACGAAGCTGGAGGTACATCAGACACCACACCACCTGCAAAGGTCACTGGTTTGACAGCAACAACTGTGTCCCATTCTCAAATCGATCTCAGTTGGGACGCTAATACCGAGGATGATCTTGCCCATTACAACGTATATCGTGATGGAGCAAAAATCGCAGAAACAGCAAATACACAGTACAGTGACACAGGCCTATCACCTGAAACAACATACACATACAAGGTATCAGCGGTTGACACATCGGACAACGAGGGAGAGAAATCAGACCCTGCTTCAGCAACAACTGATTCGGAACCCGAAGACACAACTCCACCTGCAAAAGTAACTGGACTTACTGCGGATGCAATCTCACAGACAGAGATTGAGCTGAACTGGGATGCAAATGTTGAATCAGATCTTGCTCATTACAACATCTATCGTGATGGCGTTAAAATCGCAGATACCACCAACAACTACTACACAGATACAGGTCTAGATCCTGATACGACCTACACCTATGAGGTCTCAGCTGTCGATACATCAAGTAATGAAGGCGAGAAGTCAGATCCTGCCTCAGCAACTACCTACGGAGATAATTCCATGCATGTTGCCAGCATAGACATGTGGTACGAGGAAGTCACATGGTGGTACTGGGTAATCGGCTACGATGTATATACCCAGGTAACCGTGCATGACCAGAATTCAGATCCGTTGGAGGGAGCAACGGTTTATCTTGAGATGAGCCTACCTGGCGGTGGAACTGCTACAAGTAATGGGGATACAGGCACAGATGGAACGGTGACCTTTGTCTACGAAGCAGGAAGCAGTGAGACTGGCACCTATACATCAACAGTAACTGACATCACCAAAACAGGCTATACCTATGCTGAATCTGAGAATGTAGAGACTTCTGAAAGTCTTACAGTGCCTTAG
- a CDS encoding Lrp/AsnC family transcriptional regulator — translation MVLWSSYGLDRKDYLIFLCLEQDPSLSNASISEEVSETESISAESVRTRIQKMKESGFLRPDRTIEDPVLGERTQTEVEAVYNPHQIGLLRQHVLFQGVPNNRSLDGLKAACDSHPYTHYRTLGYSKGATLYAQFDIPPSAIETMHCFYTELEERQLFANLHVYETQSLAKHEADFHEWNLVDNKWSMEYGTKSRKGTGLSRIENLWDDFLQSHDEKGLEQKSPEMAFTLDELDMALLRELTINGTPSIKPLGPIHNRDPSTISRRISRLKETVAADDMLYYDRSVFDLTYPQLVVGRFLQDNEMNADSLYWFIESGGLPFESKGIIDDDEFILFITTPPSVAPEISEFMWEHSAEIDVFQLQLDSSFTYYFYHKNYLGNGKWNTNRDYLLDEPL, via the coding sequence ATGGTTCTTTGGTCGAGCTACGGATTAGATCGCAAGGACTACCTCATCTTCTTATGTCTGGAACAGGATCCATCTCTGAGCAATGCATCAATAAGCGAAGAAGTAAGCGAGACAGAATCGATTTCGGCCGAGTCGGTTAGAACGCGGATTCAAAAAATGAAGGAATCCGGTTTTCTGCGTCCTGATCGAACGATAGAGGACCCTGTCTTGGGGGAACGGACCCAAACAGAAGTCGAAGCAGTGTATAATCCCCACCAGATCGGTCTCTTGCGGCAACATGTTCTCTTTCAGGGTGTGCCAAATAATAGGTCCCTTGATGGATTAAAAGCCGCCTGTGATTCTCACCCTTATACTCATTATCGGACCCTCGGATACAGCAAGGGTGCTACTTTGTATGCACAATTCGATATACCTCCATCGGCCATCGAGACCATGCATTGTTTCTACACCGAGCTTGAGGAACGCCAGCTATTTGCAAATCTCCATGTCTATGAAACACAATCTCTAGCTAAACATGAAGCTGATTTCCATGAATGGAACCTCGTAGATAACAAATGGTCTATGGAATATGGCACAAAATCGAGGAAGGGGACTGGTCTTAGTAGAATAGAGAATCTGTGGGATGATTTCCTGCAGTCTCACGACGAAAAGGGGTTGGAACAGAAATCTCCCGAAATGGCATTCACCTTGGATGAACTGGACATGGCCTTACTACGGGAATTAACAATTAATGGAACCCCTTCTATCAAACCTCTCGGACCAATACACAATAGAGATCCTTCCACAATCTCTCGCAGAATCAGTCGTCTAAAAGAAACAGTTGCAGCTGACGATATGCTCTACTATGACCGTTCAGTGTTTGACCTCACTTATCCCCAGCTTGTTGTAGGTCGGTTTCTCCAGGACAACGAGATGAATGCTGATAGTCTCTACTGGTTCATTGAGTCAGGGGGGCTTCCATTTGAGTCAAAGGGGATCATAGACGACGATGAGTTTATCCTGTTTATTACGACGCCTCCATCGGTTGCTCCCGAGATTTCCGAATTCATGTGGGAACATAGTGCTGAGATTGACGTTTTTCAATTGCAGCTGGATTCCTCGTTCACGTACTATTTCTATCACAAGAATTACTTAGGCAATGGTAAATGGAACACCAACAGAGACTACCTCTTGGATGAACCACTGTAA
- a CDS encoding alpha/beta hydrolase translates to MEINGIEMFYRITGEGEPVLFVHGLGGDIRGYEFQEDALAEHFTLLMPDQRGHGHSDGPDADAVSTEDFANDLATFLKKLGYESVHVVGHSMGGMIAQQFALDYPHFVDKLVLIDTTPRITEETIDEVYSWREAQIEGGPAAYQEASMRSTYPQDFMDNNPELIEYLMSKEDLVNQEGVLAAGLGMASFDVTDRLPEISAETLIIHGEEDEIMDVSLAKLMHDRIPHSRIITFSECGHSPTVQRQDKLNQILIEFLAS, encoded by the coding sequence ATGGAAATCAACGGAATCGAGATGTTCTACCGAATTACCGGAGAAGGAGAACCAGTGTTATTTGTTCACGGCCTAGGCGGTGATATACGCGGCTACGAATTTCAGGAAGACGCATTGGCAGAACACTTCACCCTTCTCATGCCAGATCAGAGAGGCCATGGTCACTCCGACGGTCCGGATGCAGATGCAGTCTCAACCGAGGATTTCGCCAACGATTTGGCCACGTTTCTCAAGAAGCTGGGGTATGAGTCAGTCCATGTCGTAGGCCACTCGATGGGTGGAATGATAGCTCAACAATTCGCCCTAGATTATCCGCACTTTGTAGATAAGCTCGTTCTTATTGATACAACCCCAAGAATCACTGAAGAGACAATCGACGAAGTGTATTCATGGCGCGAAGCACAGATAGAAGGCGGTCCCGCTGCATATCAGGAGGCTTCAATGCGCAGCACATATCCACAAGATTTCATGGACAACAATCCTGAGCTAATCGAGTACTTGATGAGCAAAGAGGATCTCGTAAACCAAGAGGGAGTGCTTGCTGCGGGACTCGGTATGGCTTCGTTTGATGTCACTGACAGGCTGCCGGAGATTAGCGCAGAGACACTCATCATTCATGGCGAGGAAGATGAGATAATGGATGTCAGTCTTGCGAAACTCATGCATGATAGAATCCCGCACTCTAGGATTATCACGTTTTCAGAATGTGGTCATTCACCTACAGTCCAGAGGCAGGATAAGCTCAACCAGATACTTATCGAGTTTCTGGCGTCTTAA